From Halobacterium sp. R2-5, the proteins below share one genomic window:
- a CDS encoding metallophosphoesterase: MVRIGWLSDSHIDPTSSAGADEKLPQDIASLFDTYGVQDLFFNGDAVFKASAFNEGGYAHSTPEFYDQFWEFVDQSGHGEKVICTPGNHDVPLQYFVESDDRARLRYKKTYDDEGVTVLMMNTVGPGAVSGSQEAGYGWTNGYVPYRDLQWLDEQLDEAGDNAKVVYFHHHAWLTPDDPLASAPTDTQSIDQLYWVCRNYRAIHDILSSYDKVVCPQGHTAQFAEEGSSNVDGVEYLYKKHYYNVRDGGVTTYAYIDVSPNRCTVTTVDHDTDKETTILDTKF, translated from the coding sequence ATGGTCCGAATTGGATGGCTCTCGGACAGTCACATCGACCCAACGAGTAGTGCAGGCGCCGACGAGAAGTTACCACAGGACATTGCGTCCCTGTTCGACACGTACGGGGTACAGGACCTGTTCTTCAATGGAGACGCAGTGTTCAAGGCATCCGCTTTCAACGAGGGTGGTTACGCACACTCAACCCCAGAGTTCTACGATCAGTTCTGGGAGTTCGTCGACCAGAGTGGACATGGAGAGAAGGTGATCTGTACACCCGGTAACCACGACGTTCCACTCCAGTACTTTGTCGAGTCCGACGATCGGGCTCGGCTTCGTTACAAGAAGACGTACGACGACGAGGGCGTGACAGTCCTCATGATGAACACTGTCGGGCCGGGCGCAGTGAGTGGGTCACAGGAGGCTGGCTACGGTTGGACGAACGGATACGTCCCCTATCGAGATCTCCAATGGCTTGACGAACAACTGGACGAGGCAGGAGATAACGCGAAGGTAGTCTACTTCCACCATCACGCTTGGCTAACGCCAGACGATCCCCTCGCTTCTGCTCCGACAGACACGCAAAGTATCGATCAACTCTACTGGGTCTGCCGCAACTATCGTGCTATCCACGACATCCTCAGCTCCTACGATAAGGTTGTCTGTCCACAGGGACACACAGCGCAGTTCGCTGAAGAAGGGTCGTCGAACGTTGACGGTGTGGAGTACCTCTACAAAAAACACTACTACAACGTGCGAGACGGCGGCGTGACCACCTACGCGTATATCGACGTTAGTCCTAATCGGTGTACCGTAACGACAGTCGATCACGATACCGACAAGGAAACAACTATTCTGGATACAAAATTCTAA
- a CDS encoding S66 peptidase family protein, whose product MPEFLTPPPVEPGDQVAVVAPASNAPESARFIYELGLERMREVFDLDPVEYPTATTDPEWLADNPEARAEEVMNAFRDPDISAVIANIGGHDQITILPYLDGDVLREHPTRFYGYSDNTNLALFLWNHGIVSYYGGSTLLEYAMDGEMFDYTEEYLRRALFEDSIGEWTEAEVFTDEAGDWEDPESVKTTREIEQSDGRIWRGGEETVSGRIWGGCYAVLVEQFLAERYLPEPDALNGTVLALETSELIPDPAVVGANLRALGERGLLERFDGVLVGRAAARSHAEENPPEWRVGYRERQRDTIADVLETYNPNAPIVFDCEFGHTYPTCPIPIGGEVEIDPSTKSIRLP is encoded by the coding sequence GTGCCTGAATTCCTTACCCCACCTCCCGTCGAACCCGGTGATCAGGTCGCGGTTGTCGCACCGGCATCAAACGCACCCGAGTCTGCGCGGTTCATTTATGAACTCGGTCTTGAACGAATGCGCGAGGTTTTCGACCTTGACCCGGTTGAGTATCCGACCGCGACCACCGACCCGGAGTGGCTTGCGGACAATCCAGAAGCACGCGCCGAAGAGGTTATGAACGCTTTCCGCGACCCGGATATCTCAGCCGTAATCGCTAATATCGGAGGCCACGACCAGATCACAATCCTCCCGTATCTCGATGGGGACGTACTCCGCGAACACCCGACGAGATTCTACGGTTACTCAGACAACACGAATCTGGCCCTGTTTCTCTGGAATCACGGGATTGTTTCGTACTACGGTGGATCGACACTGCTTGAATACGCGATGGATGGCGAGATGTTTGACTACACTGAAGAGTACCTACGGCGTGCCCTCTTCGAGGATTCCATCGGTGAGTGGACCGAAGCAGAGGTTTTTACTGATGAGGCCGGTGACTGGGAAGATCCAGAGTCAGTCAAAACCACGCGTGAGATCGAACAATCAGATGGCCGAATCTGGCGTGGTGGGGAAGAGACTGTCTCAGGTCGAATCTGGGGCGGCTGCTATGCAGTCCTCGTTGAGCAGTTCCTCGCCGAGCGTTACCTACCTGAGCCCGACGCACTGAACGGCACTGTTCTTGCGTTAGAGACGAGCGAACTAATCCCTGACCCGGCTGTCGTCGGTGCGAACCTCCGGGCACTCGGCGAACGCGGTCTTCTCGAACGATTCGACGGTGTGCTTGTCGGACGCGCCGCCGCACGCTCACACGCTGAAGAAAACCCACCGGAATGGCGAGTGGGGTATCGAGAGCGCCAGCGCGACACAATTGCTGATGTCCTCGAAACGTACAATCCGAACGCACCCATTGTCTTTGATTGCGAGTTCGGGCACACGTATCCGACGTGCCCCATTCCAATCGGCGGTGAGGTGGAAATAGATCCCTCAACCAAATCCATTCGCCTCCCTTGA
- a CDS encoding site-specific integrase produces MTSNADDSRASSERQRDLTPTEAAERFVAKRRNKNTDKTVRSYENRLRQFVRWAHERDDVDVMRDLDGWIIDEYERFLDERGDAPATVKGKFVALKELVKYCARLDVVDDSLPEKVELPNLSKDEQTSDKRLEAEDARRLIEHYRESTRDYGTAQHVLLELLWHIGGRISCFRALDLGDYDAEERVLRFRHRPPTRLKDGSEHERNVALPEPIADALNFYIERERYAKRDDNGRTPLLTTKFGRPAESTFQTWAYQATQPCVAVACPHNRRRERCEYTEKTHASKCPSSRAPHAIRTGSITWQLNRGLSYVKVAERVASSPETIRRYYDKADLDDELARRRPETDDLDLLNATEVAD; encoded by the coding sequence ATGACGTCGAACGCTGATGACTCGCGGGCGTCCAGCGAGCGCCAGCGCGACCTCACGCCGACCGAGGCCGCCGAGCGATTCGTCGCGAAGCGCCGGAACAAGAACACCGACAAGACCGTTCGGAGCTACGAGAACCGCCTCCGGCAGTTCGTCCGCTGGGCGCACGAGCGCGACGACGTGGACGTCATGCGCGACCTCGACGGCTGGATTATCGACGAGTACGAGCGCTTCCTCGACGAGCGCGGTGACGCCCCCGCGACGGTGAAGGGGAAGTTCGTCGCACTGAAGGAGCTCGTGAAGTACTGCGCTCGCCTCGACGTCGTCGACGACAGCCTCCCGGAGAAGGTCGAGCTGCCGAACCTCTCGAAGGACGAGCAGACCAGCGACAAGCGCCTCGAAGCCGAGGATGCGCGCCGACTCATCGAGCACTACCGCGAGAGCACGCGGGACTACGGGACGGCCCAGCACGTCCTCCTGGAGTTACTCTGGCACATCGGCGGCCGCATCTCCTGCTTTCGCGCGCTCGACCTCGGTGACTACGACGCCGAGGAGCGCGTGCTTCGCTTCCGGCACCGCCCGCCCACGCGCCTGAAGGACGGCAGCGAACACGAGCGCAACGTCGCGCTCCCGGAGCCGATTGCGGACGCGCTGAACTTCTACATCGAGCGTGAGCGGTACGCGAAGCGCGACGACAACGGTCGGACGCCACTCCTCACGACGAAGTTCGGGCGCCCCGCGGAGTCGACGTTCCAGACGTGGGCGTATCAGGCGACCCAGCCGTGCGTGGCGGTCGCCTGTCCCCACAACCGGCGTCGGGAGCGCTGCGAATACACGGAGAAGACGCACGCGAGCAAGTGCCCGTCGAGCCGCGCGCCCCACGCGATTCGGACCGGCAGTATCACGTGGCAGTTGAACCGCGGGCTCAGCTACGTGAAGGTTGCCGAGCGGGTCGCGTCCAGCCCGGAGACGATTCGCCGGTACTACGACAAGGCGGACCTTGACGACGAGCTCGCGCGCCGCCGGCCGGAGACGGACGACCTCGACCTCCTCAACGCAACGGAGGTGGCGGACTGA